A stretch of Argiope bruennichi chromosome 10, qqArgBrue1.1, whole genome shotgun sequence DNA encodes these proteins:
- the LOC129987849 gene encoding cAMP-dependent protein kinase regulatory subunit-like isoform X5, producing the protein MEAAANAKQKNLNATSPCEEREDDICATPNMAPAQRVRRGAVSAETYSEDDATTYVKKVVPKDYKTMTALSKAIEKNVLFAHLDDTERSDIFDAMFPVVHKAGETIIQQGDQGDNFYVIDQGEVEVFVNGQLVTTIGDGGSFGELALIYGTPRAATVKAKTDIKLWAIDRDTYRRILMGSTIRKRKMYQEFLSKVSVLESLDEWEKLTVADALEPVQFNDGDVIVEQGQPGDDFYIIEDGTAVVLQRRSDSEPQVEVGHLGPGDYFGEIALLLDRPRAATVKAKGPLKCIKLDRARFERILGPCADILKRNMTHYNSLISLSVV; encoded by the exons GAGGCTGCAGCAAATGCTAAACAGAAGAATTTGAATGCTACTAGTCCTTGCGAAGAGAGAGAAGATGACATTTGTGCAACTCCCAACATGGCTCCGGCCCAGAGAGTTCGTAGAGGAGCTGTCAGTGCTGAAACATACTCTGAAGATGATGCTACAACCTATGtgaaaaag gtTGTACCTAAAGATTATAAAACTATGACAGCCTTGTCAAAAGCCATTgagaaaaatgttctttttgcTCATTTGGATGATACAGAAAGAAG TGACATCTTTGATGCTATGTTTCCTGTTGTGCACAAAGCAGGAGAAACTATAATTCAGCAAGGTGATCAAGGAGATAATTTCTATGTTATTGATCAAGGTGAAGTTGAA GTGTTTGTGAATGGACAGCTTGTTACCACTATAGGAGATGGTGGAAGCTTTGGTGAACTTGCTTTAATTTATGGTACTCCGAGAGCAGCTACTGTCAAA gcTAAAACAGATATCAAACTATGGGCCATAGACAGGGACACATATCGTAGAATTTTGATG GGCAGTacaataagaaaaaggaaaatgtacCAAGAATTCCTTAGTAAGGTATCGGTTTTAG aaAGCTTAGATGAGTGGGAAAAACTAACTGTGGCAGATGCTCTGGAGCCAGTACAATTTAATGATGGTGATGTCATTGTGGAACAGGGTCAACCAGGAGACGATTTCTATATCATTGAGGAT GGAACTGCTGTTGTTCTTCAACGTAGATCTGACTCTGAGCCTCAAGTGGAAGTGGGTCACTTAGGGCCGGGAGACTATTttg GTGAAATAGCTCTTTTGTTAGATCGCCCTAGAGCAGCAACAGTCAAAGCCAAAGGTCCCCTGAAGTGCATCAAGTTGGATCGTGCTCGATTTGAGCGCATCTTGGGCCCATGTGCAGATATTTTGAAGAGAAACATGACTCATTATAATAGTCTCATTTCACTGTCTGT tGTATAA
- the LOC129987849 gene encoding cAMP-dependent protein kinase regulatory subunit-like isoform X3, with translation MAQASGDGCIEAAANAKQKNLNATSPCEEREDDICATPNMAPAQRVRRGAVSAETYSEDDATTYVKKVVPKDYKTMTALSKAIEKNVLFAHLDDTERSDIFDAMFPVVHKAGETIIQQGDQGDNFYVIDQGEVEVFVNGQLVTTIGDGGSFGELALIYGTPRAATVKAKTDIKLWAIDRDTYRRILMGSTIRKRKMYQEFLSKVSVLESLDEWEKLTVADALEPVQFNDGDVIVEQGQPGDDFYIIEDGTAVVLQRRSDSEPQVEVGHLGPGDYFGEIALLLDRPRAATVKAKGPLKCIKLDRARFERILGPCADILKRNMTHYNSLISLSVV, from the exons GAGGCTGCAGCAAATGCTAAACAGAAGAATTTGAATGCTACTAGTCCTTGCGAAGAGAGAGAAGATGACATTTGTGCAACTCCCAACATGGCTCCGGCCCAGAGAGTTCGTAGAGGAGCTGTCAGTGCTGAAACATACTCTGAAGATGATGCTACAACCTATGtgaaaaag gtTGTACCTAAAGATTATAAAACTATGACAGCCTTGTCAAAAGCCATTgagaaaaatgttctttttgcTCATTTGGATGATACAGAAAGAAG TGACATCTTTGATGCTATGTTTCCTGTTGTGCACAAAGCAGGAGAAACTATAATTCAGCAAGGTGATCAAGGAGATAATTTCTATGTTATTGATCAAGGTGAAGTTGAA GTGTTTGTGAATGGACAGCTTGTTACCACTATAGGAGATGGTGGAAGCTTTGGTGAACTTGCTTTAATTTATGGTACTCCGAGAGCAGCTACTGTCAAA gcTAAAACAGATATCAAACTATGGGCCATAGACAGGGACACATATCGTAGAATTTTGATG GGCAGTacaataagaaaaaggaaaatgtacCAAGAATTCCTTAGTAAGGTATCGGTTTTAG aaAGCTTAGATGAGTGGGAAAAACTAACTGTGGCAGATGCTCTGGAGCCAGTACAATTTAATGATGGTGATGTCATTGTGGAACAGGGTCAACCAGGAGACGATTTCTATATCATTGAGGAT GGAACTGCTGTTGTTCTTCAACGTAGATCTGACTCTGAGCCTCAAGTGGAAGTGGGTCACTTAGGGCCGGGAGACTATTttg GTGAAATAGCTCTTTTGTTAGATCGCCCTAGAGCAGCAACAGTCAAAGCCAAAGGTCCCCTGAAGTGCATCAAGTTGGATCGTGCTCGATTTGAGCGCATCTTGGGCCCATGTGCAGATATTTTGAAGAGAAACATGACTCATTATAATAGTCTCATTTCACTGTCTGT tGTATAA
- the LOC129987849 gene encoding cAMP-dependent protein kinase regulatory subunit-like isoform X4 produces MEEAAANAKQKNLNATSPCEEREDDICATPNMAPAQRVRRGAVSAETYSEDDATTYVKKVVPKDYKTMTALSKAIEKNVLFAHLDDTERSDIFDAMFPVVHKAGETIIQQGDQGDNFYVIDQGEVEVFVNGQLVTTIGDGGSFGELALIYGTPRAATVKAKTDIKLWAIDRDTYRRILMGSTIRKRKMYQEFLSKVSVLESLDEWEKLTVADALEPVQFNDGDVIVEQGQPGDDFYIIEDGTAVVLQRRSDSEPQVEVGHLGPGDYFGEIALLLDRPRAATVKAKGPLKCIKLDRARFERILGPCADILKRNMTHYNSLISLSVV; encoded by the exons GAGGCTGCAGCAAATGCTAAACAGAAGAATTTGAATGCTACTAGTCCTTGCGAAGAGAGAGAAGATGACATTTGTGCAACTCCCAACATGGCTCCGGCCCAGAGAGTTCGTAGAGGAGCTGTCAGTGCTGAAACATACTCTGAAGATGATGCTACAACCTATGtgaaaaag gtTGTACCTAAAGATTATAAAACTATGACAGCCTTGTCAAAAGCCATTgagaaaaatgttctttttgcTCATTTGGATGATACAGAAAGAAG TGACATCTTTGATGCTATGTTTCCTGTTGTGCACAAAGCAGGAGAAACTATAATTCAGCAAGGTGATCAAGGAGATAATTTCTATGTTATTGATCAAGGTGAAGTTGAA GTGTTTGTGAATGGACAGCTTGTTACCACTATAGGAGATGGTGGAAGCTTTGGTGAACTTGCTTTAATTTATGGTACTCCGAGAGCAGCTACTGTCAAA gcTAAAACAGATATCAAACTATGGGCCATAGACAGGGACACATATCGTAGAATTTTGATG GGCAGTacaataagaaaaaggaaaatgtacCAAGAATTCCTTAGTAAGGTATCGGTTTTAG aaAGCTTAGATGAGTGGGAAAAACTAACTGTGGCAGATGCTCTGGAGCCAGTACAATTTAATGATGGTGATGTCATTGTGGAACAGGGTCAACCAGGAGACGATTTCTATATCATTGAGGAT GGAACTGCTGTTGTTCTTCAACGTAGATCTGACTCTGAGCCTCAAGTGGAAGTGGGTCACTTAGGGCCGGGAGACTATTttg GTGAAATAGCTCTTTTGTTAGATCGCCCTAGAGCAGCAACAGTCAAAGCCAAAGGTCCCCTGAAGTGCATCAAGTTGGATCGTGCTCGATTTGAGCGCATCTTGGGCCCATGTGCAGATATTTTGAAGAGAAACATGACTCATTATAATAGTCTCATTTCACTGTCTGT tGTATAA